Proteins encoded in a region of the Meiothermus sp. QL-1 genome:
- a CDS encoding L28 family ribosomal protein, whose protein sequence is MSKICEISGKRPIVARSIITRGKAKREGGVGKKVTGYSKRWQEPNIRKVTVQVAGQSVTFRVAVSHMHKVYELVDRAKGMNLEGLTPKQIKARLLSLL, encoded by the coding sequence ATGTCGAAGATTTGCGAGATCAGTGGAAAGCGCCCCATCGTGGCCCGCAGCATCATCACCCGGGGCAAGGCCAAGCGCGAGGGCGGGGTAGGGAAAAAGGTCACCGGCTACTCCAAGCGCTGGCAGGAGCCCAACATCCGCAAGGTGACCGTGCAGGTGGCCGGCCAGTCCGTTACCTTCCGGGTGGCGGTGAGCCACATGCACAAGGTTTACGAGCTGGTAGACCGGGCCAAGGGGATGAACCTCGAGGGACTTACCCCCAAGCAAATCAAAGCCCGGCTGCTCAGCCTGCTATAG
- a CDS encoding AI-2E family transporter — MRQDLLEVWKYLWVRVAVYLLLGYLLLQGLFFILGGARAALVTLALAFVFAYLTSPIVRALEHRRVPRALGVTLVYLGVGLFLGLSSYLIADMVSVLARFSADLPRLLQPLLLWVDNLPTRVGQIEIPPALEGIFAQVAQSLQTLLQGFTQTLLQALQALLAQGGNLVGFLASVVGGVLQFFVALIISIYLLYDLPRIAQALLEAVPRPYQPLAVDMAAKLDRAVGGYLRGQLLVSAFVGVLVAVGFWVFGVPLAGALGFLAGVFNLVPYAGPIISTVPAVLLALTAGGWSQVLAVLLVVVVANQLEAHLLAPRILGQATSLHPVSVIAAILIGASLYGFAGALLAVPLVAFLKVLYLEFYQKSRFYQEG, encoded by the coding sequence ATGCGCCAGGACTTGCTCGAGGTTTGGAAGTACCTGTGGGTGCGGGTTGCGGTCTACCTGCTGCTGGGCTACCTGCTCCTGCAGGGGCTTTTTTTCATCCTGGGGGGGGCGCGGGCCGCTTTGGTCACCCTGGCCCTGGCCTTCGTCTTCGCCTACCTTACCTCGCCCATCGTGCGGGCGCTGGAACACCGCCGGGTCCCCCGGGCCCTGGGGGTCACCCTGGTCTACCTGGGGGTGGGGCTTTTTTTGGGCCTTTCCTCCTACCTGATCGCCGACATGGTGAGCGTTCTGGCCCGCTTCAGCGCGGACCTACCCCGGCTGCTGCAGCCCCTTTTGCTCTGGGTGGACAACCTGCCCACCCGGGTGGGGCAGATCGAGATTCCCCCGGCCCTGGAGGGCATCTTCGCCCAGGTGGCCCAGAGCCTCCAGACCCTTCTGCAGGGCTTCACCCAGACCCTTCTACAAGCCCTCCAGGCCCTGCTGGCCCAGGGGGGGAACCTGGTGGGCTTTTTGGCCTCGGTGGTGGGGGGGGTGCTGCAGTTTTTCGTAGCGCTGATTATCTCCATCTACCTGCTCTACGACCTACCCCGGATTGCCCAGGCCCTCCTCGAGGCCGTCCCCCGGCCCTACCAGCCGCTGGCGGTGGACATGGCCGCCAAGCTCGACCGGGCGGTGGGGGGGTATCTGCGGGGGCAGCTCCTGGTATCGGCCTTTGTGGGGGTTTTGGTGGCGGTGGGATTCTGGGTCTTCGGGGTGCCGCTGGCCGGGGCCCTGGGTTTTCTCGCCGGCGTGTTCAACCTGGTGCCCTACGCCGGGCCCATCATCTCCACAGTGCCGGCGGTCTTGCTGGCGCTGACGGCCGGCGGGTGGTCCCAGGTGCTGGCGGTGCTTTTGGTGGTGGTGGTGGCCAACCAGCTTGAGGCCCACCTTCTGGCCCCGCGCATCCTGGGCCAGGCCACCAGCCTGCACCCGGTGAGCGTGATCGCGGCCATTCTGATTGGCGCGAGCCTCTACGGCTTTGCAGGGGCTTTGCTGGCGGTGCCCCTGGTGGCCTTCTTGAAGGTGCTTTACCTCGAGTTCTACCAGAAGAGCCGCTTCTACCAGGAAGGCTAG
- the lspA gene encoding signal peptidase II yields the protein MNVATWLVPALIVADQAIKLAVLWAVGPRIFEPDPGAVFITHLFWVVDLTFVKNSGAAFGLFQGGARLLVWVSLAVGFGILLYLSLRKTSPLQQVALSLVAAGALGNAIDRLGHGWVVDYIDINRTGLAFLDNYPIWNLADACVVVGALLLLLPQRKKPR from the coding sequence GTGAACGTCGCCACCTGGCTGGTCCCCGCCCTCATTGTAGCCGACCAGGCCATCAAGCTCGCGGTGCTCTGGGCCGTGGGGCCCCGCATCTTCGAGCCCGACCCGGGGGCCGTCTTCATCACCCACCTCTTTTGGGTGGTGGACCTGACCTTTGTGAAAAACAGCGGGGCGGCCTTCGGCCTTTTCCAGGGCGGGGCCCGGCTTTTGGTCTGGGTCAGCCTGGCGGTGGGCTTCGGGATACTCCTTTACCTGAGCCTCCGAAAAACAAGCCCCCTCCAGCAGGTGGCCCTATCCCTGGTGGCCGCAGGCGCTCTGGGCAACGCCATCGACCGGCTCGGCCACGGCTGGGTGGTGGACTACATCGACATCAACCGCACCGGCCTGGCCTTCCTGGACAACTACCCCATCTGGAACCTGGCCGATGCCTGCGTGGTGGTGGGGGCGCTGCTGCTCTTACTGCCTCAGCGCAAAAAACCGCGTTGA
- a CDS encoding M23 family metallopeptidase translates to MPVKPGWIVLALLALIVLWQALQLSGARRQLAGLELEVARLREAVQKGPGGFTLPLPGACLPQSDANLPGAPRPYRKGVNPGFVFVDGDACVPVRYGMGVVAAAGGEVVKAELDYEEPSRAEFEALLRAVAGGASPAQMDRLRGREVWIRHPGGLTTVYAHLAEIAPGIQVGRQVYKGQWIGRVGNSGTEAAYRGQEGARLLFELWDGEPDQDRFFGQGLTPAALRARARLEFGLP, encoded by the coding sequence ATGCCCGTTAAGCCCGGCTGGATTGTGCTGGCGCTGCTTGCACTCATCGTCCTTTGGCAAGCGCTCCAGTTATCCGGGGCCCGGCGGCAGCTCGCGGGCTTGGAGCTCGAGGTGGCACGCTTGAGGGAGGCCGTGCAAAAAGGCCCGGGAGGCTTCACCCTTCCTCTGCCCGGGGCTTGCCTGCCCCAAAGCGACGCCAACCTACCCGGGGCTCCCCGCCCCTACCGCAAAGGGGTCAATCCGGGCTTCGTATTTGTGGATGGCGATGCCTGCGTGCCGGTGCGCTACGGCATGGGGGTGGTGGCGGCAGCGGGCGGCGAGGTGGTCAAGGCCGAGCTGGACTACGAGGAGCCGAGCCGGGCGGAGTTCGAGGCTTTACTGCGGGCGGTGGCGGGCGGGGCCAGCCCGGCCCAGATGGACCGGTTGCGCGGGCGGGAGGTCTGGATCCGCCACCCCGGCGGCCTCACCACGGTCTATGCCCACCTGGCGGAGATCGCCCCTGGTATCCAGGTGGGCCGCCAGGTGTACAAGGGGCAGTGGATTGGCCGGGTGGGCAACAGCGGCACGGAGGCCGCCTACAGAGGACAGGAGGGGGCCCGGCTTCTATTCGAGCTTTGGGATGGCGAGCCGGACCAGGACCGCTTCTTTGGCCAGGGGCTTACCCCTGCGGCCCTGCGGGCCAGGGCGCGGCTCGAGTTCGGCCTGCCCTAG